A region of the Arachis hypogaea cultivar Tifrunner chromosome 15, arahy.Tifrunner.gnm2.J5K5, whole genome shotgun sequence genome:
CACTTCCAGTAGGAAACCTCCAACCATGCGTTATACTTGAGACACCATGCATATAACACATGGGCTTGGAACACCTCTAGTGGCCACTTCTCAAGTCATGTGTTCTACTTGCTTCCTTTGCGTATAACGCATGGCTTGAGCTATCATCTAGGGACTTCACAATTCTTTACTAATCTCTCCAACTTTATGTGTTTTATTGGCCCAAGATTAAAATTGCAAGCCCATAATTTCAACAAAGCAAGACACTAAGTTCTGAATTTCAATTATAAGAAAGATTACTAGATAATTATGAgttattagaaaagatttgatttgaattaaatttgattttgttttgatttagtttgaatttgaattttaggtttagattttAAATAAGTTATTGTCCATAGATCAAGGACATCACGTTTTATACTACACACCACGGTTTACAGTTTTGTTTTCATtccaccatgagcaactaatttcatttgttaaggttatgagctctgttcatccttttatagattattaattaAAGTGTTTTGCTTATTTGAGATTTAGGCTTTGctttattttatgattgaatttttgttcttcatctctaaAGATTTAGAATTATTGGAAAATATTCTAACTCCGATTTGGAttctaaatattattttggaaaaagtaaTATTGGAATTAGTTTGAAAACTCTTTCTCAAAACTTTTTGATTTAACTAAGAATAGTGTTTTAAAGAGTGTGCGGCGCTTTGTGATTTCAATTGCACTagtttgaataagtgacataaaattcgGATTAGAAAACTTTTAGAAATCATTCTTTCTTGTAAGTTTCAATTGTTTATGACTAACTTGGATAAGTAACATATAATTCAACTTAAGGACTATTCTTGAATCTTATTTGAAACTAAATCATATTTGTGCTTAATCTCTTTCTTAAGTAATTGACTAAAGAATTAGTGACTTATTAGGTTAAAGGGAATTAAATTGCTAAGGAAttagaatttgattatttatgatttatcgTGATTGATCTTTGCATGCCTCAAATAAATGAACACAAAGAATTGTTTTCTTAAGGAGTGAACATCTCTGAAATCTTAACATTCTTACCATCATTGTCATCACTCACTGTTTGCCAATTTTATTGTTCTATGTTTACATGTTTACTTTGATTCCTCACTCCACTGTTTTGTAATTTGTCTAATTAGAATAATCAAATTAATCACTATTGCTTAGTCCTTTAATTCTTGTAGAAACGATAACTCACTCactgtggtattacttgatacgattcaATGCATTTGTCGAGttgtgattttgaaaaaaatttcgcACTAAATTTTTGATGCCGTTATCGGAATTAGttgagaaagaggagaaggacgGAGAGGaacgcaaagaagaagaagaagaagacgacgatgaTAACATAGTGCGTGAACGTAAATGACTTGGGTGGAAGAATGATGTCTGCGCATGTAATCACGCTCTTTTTAATAAGAGCAGTTTTTGTTGGTGGTAGATCTATTTTGTTGGACTTGGATGATAATATTACTTAAATGTGTAAcagatatttatttttaaacttatCATATATGTGTCTACTTGTGATATAACTAATCTTCATAGTTAACTATACTTTGATGGATGCCTATAATCTTAGGGGGTTTATGTGATGATAAAACTCTAATTTCAAAACATATACAGCATAGTCATATTGTCAATTATTCTAAGTTCTGGAGCCAAGATTTGATATGAtaattggaaaaaaataaaattaaaatcaatcaaCAAACTACTCAAGCTAAGGAGGAAGGAGCCgaaaaaaacaaaattcaaactaGTTGAGTTGCATATATGGAACTTATTACTAACCTATCTAACACAACTTGCAAACCCTAACCGGTGCAAGAAACTAAAGAGCATTATTAATTTCTTCACTCAGGCGAAACCAAGCTTTGAACGTGACCATTGACACCCACCCAACGATGATTATTGCAAAGGTTTATGCACTTGCTTACTTCCTTAACTCTTTGATCATACACAAGTAATATGCTATCACGTTTGTTATACATCAACAAATAATTACCATCCTCGGACATGTTAAACTGTGAATAATCCCTGAATGAACAGCTACACGCGTCGATTTGAAGAGAAACATAACTGAATTTCATTAATATAGTCCAAGAATCTTCAACTCCAAATTTCTCAAGCTGCCACACAACAACATGAGTCCCTTCGAAATCATGAAAAACACAGAGGTGATCCTTCAATACTACGAGCTTTGGTTCTTCACGATTGTAGTCGTCAAGAACAACAGGAATTCGCAAAAGCTTGTGCGTTTCTTGCCCCACATGAAGTGAAAAGATCACGTAGTCATCATAAGTGTATTCGAGCTGCTGGATTCTCTGACGATCAATTGGTCCAGGTGGACGAATCGCTAACCAATTAAAAGTGTTGCTCACAAATTGTCCTTCTTCCCAAGAAATGAGAAGATCCGAGGGAGTTGAAACGGTTCTCCAGCATGTGTCACCCGGTCTGTTGTAAATTCTCAACTCATTTTTCCATTGTCGACGATCTATTATGTTAGCTACCACCTTGTAAGTGTTAGTTGAGTCATCGTAGCCTAATCCAAACTTAACAATACATGCACATTCTCTCTCTACGTATAAAAGTGGTGACGCTGCAGATATTAACCTTGTAACCGGGTTCCAGAGTCGTACATTGAATACCTTATATTTCATGTCATAAGGAACAATACTTGAAACGCAAGAGAGTCCATTGATTGCACCATTGACCCAGTAACATTCTgttaaatcttttccaaaaccAAGGGACTGTGCATTAAAGGGAATTGTCTCCTTCATTAAAGAATGAAGAGAATACGATAATACCAAAGCAGGATCCGTGTCTATTCCTACTAACAAGAAGTTGGTGTTCTTAGGAGATCTTTGAAGGTGAAGTTTCGTGAAAATCGGGCAATGTATTAGGGATTTCCAGGACCGGCAAACACACCTGAATCGCAACAGAGATTTCACAGAAAGTCGTAATAGGATGTCTGAGATCATTTCCTGGGAGAGAGAGTAACATCTGAAAACAAGAACAATGAggtaagaaaaataaatcaaattggaATGAACAAATTCTATTTAGGAGAAAGTACTAAAATGTTATTGTGAGAGTTTATGGATAAGTATTAACCCAGGATcatatcatattattttttttcaattattgtaTCCTAAATTAATGGTGAGAGACAGTAAAAAtagtgaaataattaaataaattaattattatcaagGATATTTTTGTacctcaaattttaattttataactcGAACAATGTTATATGcccaacaaatattatttttggccaGCACCTAATCAGTAATAATTTGGTGAATGTTATTCTACATTCTTTAGAGTAACATGTAAGTTATTCTCTCTTATGtgtcatattttaatttaatttttattttaatatatttgttatatatttagtaaaatatgaatttaaaagttttcttatattaactaaattctaaactaaaatattgatgtaacaaattaaaaatagaaacacAAATTACTGTCACCatgaaaattttcattttaaaaagtttatagtatcaaatagatttttaaatttaaaaatttattctatACAATTTGGTTTagaattatatgaaaaaaaaaggaagaaattaaaacactttatatcttgttttttaaaaattaatgtagctagtttgtaattattttttatgaaagtctggatttttatttaatttttgttagaaatcaaagattttatgtgaaaaataaaagagtaatatataatattatttttaaatattttattaaatttctaacaaattttaatgacctgaaatcaattttttattttttattttataaataaattagtcATCCaacaaattttactaaaaatttaaaataaataaacacccATTAGAATAGAGAAGAtaacttacatattattttaaaaaggataagataatATTTACTTTACACCCATATTTACAGATTTTttacacataaaaaatatataatttgcacCTATATATCTACGGCCACTTTTCATTAATTAATGAtgttgataaaattaaattatcaatgTAGAAGAAGATTATTAACCATTGTTAACAAAACTATTAGTCTTAATATCTTGATGAAATCAAATAATCAAAGGATAATACATAGCACACAGTACATAGAAACAACAATGAAATAAAGGAAATGCTCTTATCCATCCAAATACTTCTCCAAGTGCCCGTATTTTCATTTTAAAGTAGAACGTAGACATAGTAATTAGAGGGTGTTCCTTCTTGAAAATATTTCCAAAATTTAGCAACACAAGTAGTATTTGTCTAGAAAGTGCTTTACTAATTAGAAAGGTAGAAAAATTATTTTGCTACCTCCTTTATATATTACATTGTCAAATAGGGTAGCCATATAGAACAACTTTAAATGGAAGCAAACTACACATATAAAGATGCATTATCTCGTCCATTTAATCAAGTCTCTATCACCAAGGAAGAAAGAAGAGTTCAATCAAATTTTCTACCTAACTTAACCAAATCTCCACTCCAACAAATTGATGATCAAATTGGGACACAGGAATAATTAATTTCATAAAACATGATCATTTCAAAATAACATATAACACTTCATACTGCATTAATCAATACAATTTACatccatattttttagaatttacacacataaattaataaaaagataatttaatatttgtactGGCTAAATAatggtaaaaaatattaaaaattattggttttcaagaatttttaatattaaaaaattcttgAGTGTTagaaatttttagtatttttagcccTTATTTAATCAGcacaaatactaaattatttttaacaaataaatttaaccaatttgcatatagaaattttgaaaaaatgtgagagtattaatttatatatacaaattcttataaatataggtacaaactatatattttttgtgtacaaaacttttataaatatgaatataaattattattagctaaaaataataatatttataactcTATAACATTGTccttacatatttatttttttttattattttatgtgagttattataatttatacacaTTAACACttgtagtcacaaaaaaaatacattaacACTTGTAGCAATTTAATGAAAAACTCAGAACAAAAATACACATAAATAAGACACAAATAACTCATAACACTtggaatataattaataatacctTAGATTATACTGAGACATGTTCTGTCGTTTAGGAGAAGTGCAGAGAGCTCCAAAATTTGACtattgagacaaaaataaataaataaataaacaagtaaatacAAAGTAGACAGCAAATCAAACTCTAGTGCACATAAGCTTTATTTAGTGCATAGAAGCTCGCCACAGTATTAAAAACCATCAAAAGCCTCGTTAGTAATGCTTGCTAAGATTGTGAGTACCGGTAGTATGTAAAGTACGACGTTTAATTTTGAGTActttaagttgttattttcttccttcattttttctaattataatgttttatttttcctatgttagtttatatatatattaaatgaaTTATCCTCTATGACCTCTATAATTTTATAACTGCTTTTTTATGTAGCTAAGGTAAATCAAAATAAGAGATGACTAACTAACCAAATACAACACTCAAAAGAAAAGAACATAATAGAACAAAGATTTTGCTTTAACAAATTactttagttaaaaaataataataataataataataataataataataataataataataacttgcaATTATAGATGAATTTAACTGTATTGGATGCCTTCGATACAGGTTAAGAGAAACTTGCTAATCGAGGCGGATGCTGGATTGTTGGACTGGAGCgatggggtggtacctgcaaagacactctgacgctcaagtcagaatggatctaagaggtataaggtgtgtggAATAAGTGAATACTTGGAGGGACCtgagtcttctatttataggtgatggtagctatcttatcttatcttgtttggctaagataaatgagatgtttgaatttgaaagttggTTAGTAGCCTTTATTAGGCCGATTCTGGGCCTTTTAGATAGGCAGGATGGGTCGAACCCGAATAGCCGAATTCCGTGACCGTTCTGGGTGTAGAATCCGTAACATTAACCATTAGtgaaaatgaattaattttttagagatagagctgtttaaaaattaaactctGACAAAATTGAGTTATAATGCCagcaaattcttaaattatatgaaaaagaaatagTGATTGCTAGTATTGGCATAAACTTTTCACGAGATAGAGCTGTTTAGAAATCAAACTCTGATAAAATTGAGTTATAATGCCAGTAAGTCcttaaattatatgaaaaagaaatagTGATTGCTAGTATTGGCAAAAACTTTTCACGTTTTAATGGAATAAAGCTTGAAATTAAAGTATTTGCTTCAGGCCTAATGCCGAGGTCATTTGGTACTAAAATTATGATAAACGACATAAAAAATGTGCAAACTTTATGTCAAAACATTCatctaaaaaataagaatttcaaCTAATCAAGAATAGTAAATTTCTAGGCACTACATATCCTTAAATCCATATCTTTTTATATTGAAAGTACTTACAAAGCACATCTAAGAGTCTGTGTCATGATGTATGTTTTTTGCCGATAA
Encoded here:
- the LOC112748503 gene encoding F-box/kelch-repeat protein At3g23880-like, giving the protein MISDILLRLSVKSLLRFRCVCRSWKSLIHCPIFTKLHLQRSPKNTNFLLVGIDTDPALVLSYSLHSLMKETIPFNAQSLGFGKDLTECYWVNGAINGLSCVSSIVPYDMKYKVFNVRLWNPVTRLISAASPLLYVERECACIVKFGLGYDDSTNTYKVVANIIDRRQWKNELRIYNRPGDTCWRTVSTPSDLLISWEEGQFVSNTFNWLAIRPPGPIDRQRIQQLEYTYDDYVIFSLHVGQETHKLLRIPVVLDDYNREEPKLVVLKDHLCVFHDFEGTHVVVWQLEKFGVEDSWTILMKFSYVSLQIDACSCSFRDYSQFNMSEDGNYLLMYNKRDSILLVYDQRVKEVSKCINLCNNHRWVGVNGHVQSLVSPE